The bacterium DNA window CCTGACGCGCTGCGGCGTCTGCAAGCCTATGCATGGCCCGGCAACGTGCGTGAATTGGAGAACACGATTGTGCGCGCGGCGGTGATTGCGCTGGGTGACCGCATCGAAGCCGATGATATCTCACCGCACATTCAATCGCACAGCGGCAGTCTGGGCGAGGATTGGAGCTGGAAGGCGGCGGAAAAGAACCACATACTAAAAGTCTTGCAGCTTTGCGGCGGCAACCGCTCGAAGGCCGCCAAGCTGTTGGGCATCTCGCGCCGCTATCTGCATTACAAGTTGAAGGAGTGGGACGAGCAGCCCGTGCTATGAAGCCACTCGCGCAGCGCCTGACCCACCGCACGCTTATTTCGCACGGCGATATGTCGGCAGCCTATCGCGCTCGCGATACGGCTCTGGATCGTGACGTATTTCTTAAACTTCTGCATCCGCACATGGCGGCGGAACCGGACCTGCGCGCTCGTTTTGAGCGTGAAGCGAGGGCTGCGGCGCGTCTTGATCATCCGCAGCTTGTCCGGATCTATGAAGTCGGAGAAGACCCCGACGAAGGACCGTTCATGCTGCTCGAGTGGGTGGAGGGGATGACGCTGCGGGCGGCGATCGCCCGCGAAGGCACGCTCGGCGTTGCGGAAGTCCGTCGGCTTGGTGAATCCATGCTCAGTGCATTGGCCGAGCTACATGATGCAGGTATCTTGCACCGCGACGTGAAACCGGACAACATTTTGAGGCGCAACGATGGCGCGTTCAAGCTGACCGACTTCAGTTTAGCGCTGCTCGCCGACGCTCCAAAGCTGACGCATCATCAGGCGGTCGTGGGCACGCCGGCCTATCTGGCACCGGAACTGGCCCGCGGCAAGGCGCCGTCGCAGCAAACTGACCTATTTGCTTTGGGTGTTGCGCTGTTTGAAGCCGCCACGGGCAGCAATCCGTTCAGCGCCGATTCGCTATTGGAGTCGTTGCGGCGCGTTCGCGAAGTCGAGCCCGATTGGGCGGCGTTGAATGCAGTAGGTGACGCAAACCTGACGATGCTTGTCCGGGTATGCTTGGAAAAGGAACCCAACGATCGGCCCGCCTCGGCGCGCGCCGCTCTGGAAGCGTTCTCCGGCCAGGCGCCGATGCGGACCTTGTCACGCCGTTCGCGCCGACCCTTGGCCCTATCCATAGCGGTTCTGGTGGCCATCGTCAGTGTGGCGATCCTCTTCTGGCCGCATAGTGGCCGACAATTGAATACGTCCTCACTCGTGCCGGCGATGCCGCAGGATTCGAATCCTGTCAGCGCATCGATGGACTCGGCGGGGCTCAGACCGCAACAAGACACGACGGCTATTGTCGAGCAGCCCGTGGAGCCGGTGAAACCCCGTCCGCAAGTTGCCGACACGGTCGTGCGCAAGGTTGTTGCCGCGGTGGACACGGTCGAGTGGATGCTCGACACAACACCGTGGGCGCATGTTAGTCTTGGTGGCGTAGAAATCGGGACGACGCCGCTCTCCAATCCCTTGCGCATCTCCGCTGGGTTACACACGATCGTTTTGCGCAATCCGGCCTATCCGCCGATACAAGTTGCTCTTGATGCGCGTGCGAACGGTCGCCAGACGATCAAACTTCCGGAGTACGTCGAGCACGTCGCGCTGGAAGTCGAACCATGGGGCGAGGTCTATTTGGACAATGAGCTGCTGGGCACCACGCCGCTGCCAACGCTGCTGCGCGTGCTGCCGGGCGAACACCGGCTGCGCGTGACTCATCCCAATTTTCCGCCCGTAAGCAAACAGTGGCGCGCGACGGCGGGCGACACGCTGCGCTACGCAGTGAATATGTCCAATTCTGAATTTGTCGTGGCCCGGGAGGTGCCGTGATTCGCGCGATTCTACTCATCCTTTTCTTAGCGCTTACGGCGCAGGCGAACGTCCTCAGTGAGGCGGATTCGCTTTTTCACGCGGGGGACTACGACCGGGTAGAGTTGCTGGCGCTGCGCGCGGAGCAGTCGAATGACCTGCCCGACAGCGAGCGTGTCGCCCTGGAATTGCTCGGCGGCTACTCGCTGATAATGCTGGGGCGCGAGGACGATGCACGAGTGCATTTCACGCACGCGTTGGAGCTCGATTCTACATTGACCCTGGACCCCGTCGTCGTCAGCCCGAAGTTTCGAGTCGTTTTCGACGAGCTGAAGCGCGATTGGCTGGCTTCACGCGCCACCGAAGTCTCACCAGACGATCCAACCAGGAAAGTCACCGACCAAGGTACGCGGATCGAGAGCGTCAGGCGGTCCGCGACGCGCCCGGCTCGACTGTCCGCAGTACGATTGAATTTCCTGTGTCCCGGGGCCGGGTTCGTCCGTGAGGGAAGGGTGGCGCGAGGACTGCTTCACGCGGGGGTAACCGTAGTCCTGACAGGACTTTGGCTCAGCGAGATTAGCCAGAATAACTCCTCCCGTGAAGACTACTTGGCTGCCGCAACGACCGCCGAGGCCGAGCGACTTTATGATGACTACAATGCCCATCACCGCCAAATGTGGACATTTGGTCTGGCGGCTGCTGGAGCCTACGCATTGTCTCAGCTCGATCTTGCTTTGTGGCGCGGCCCGGCAACCCTGACGGCCGGACCATCCGGGCATGGGCTCAAACTGGCCCTGGCTTTTTGAGCGCCTGCGCACGGCATTCACATGTCTGTGATTTGAACGCGCAGTATCACGGGCCTTTGGACTCAAAGAATTAATAGAAACATAGCTTTAGAATACTGGAACGGGTATTGCCCTATATGCCAACAACGCATAAGAGTTGTTAACCTGTTTCACACCTCGGTAAATGGAGAGTAAAATGAAGAAAATCCTTGCTTTGGTCCTGCTGGCCCTGTTCGGCATTTCCGCAGCTTGGGCGCAGACCGGCAGCCTTACGGTTACCGTACTGTCTGGCCCGGATTCGGCTCAGGTGCCCGTCGAAGGCGCTTGGGTGAACGCAATTGGTCATGGCCAAGGCCACGGCCGTCCGCATTTTGATGGATTCACGGATGCCGCCGGTCAGATCACCTTTGCTGATATTCCGGCGATGGAGTATCACGTAGATGCGGGTATCCCGCCGATGCCGCCGGTGCAGGCGGAAGTGGATGTCGTGGATGGCGAGACCGCCACGCTGACTATGGTTCTCCCGACGTTTGAGCCGACTCCGCACATCATGGTTATGCCGATGGGCGACCTGCATTTTGGCCCGGTTGGCTTGGGCACGACGTTTACCCGTGTCGTGCACGTCCGCAATATCGGTACGGCCGATCTCGTAGTTTCGGCAACGGTTGCCGGTGATGCCTTTGGCTTGGCGTCAGAAGCCGAGTTCACGTTGATTCCGGACCCCATGGGTTCGGAAGGCGAAGTTCTCGTGACCTTCTCGCCGACGGTGGCGGGCCCCTACGAAGGTCTGTTGACGTTGACCTCGAACGATCCCGAGCACAGCACGATTGAGATCGAATTGGATGGTCTTGGCGCGGAAGTCATTACCGGCGGCTTGGCCGTGACGGTAGTTGTTACGGACTCGCTGGGCAACACGACGCCGGTGGACAGCGCCCGCGTTCGCGTCTCCTTCATTCGCGACCACGGCGGTCCGCGTCCGCATCACCAGCGCGGCCTGACCGATGTCAATGGCGAAGTGGCGTTTGAAAATCTGACGGTGGGCACGTACAATGTGAACGCTTCGCGTCGCGGCATCGGTTTCGCCAGCGAAGTGGTTGAAATTCTCGAAGACCAGACGACGTTTGTGACGCTGACGCTTGTGGCCGCTGATTCCAGCGAACACGGCGAGCACGGCGGTCATGGCGGCGGCCACCATTTCGAAATTGTCGAGCTGGCCGGCACGGTTAGCGTGACAAGCCCGGACAGCGCCGATCCCGCGCGCGTGTTATACGCCTTGGATGTGGATGCTGACGGCGTGGTGGACTATCGCTTGAACTTTGGCCCGCCGGACTATCAGCCGGAAGGATTGACCCGCCCGGTGGACGGCGAAGAGGTGACGATTGTCGGCGCGCTCATGTCGCACGGTGACATTCCGATGGTGCATGTTCACCTTCTGAATGGCTTAGTGTGGTGGGATCCGCGGCACGGTCGCGACGGTGAGCACGGCGGCGACGGCGGTGGCCGCGCTGACGGCTTCGGTTGCGATAGCTACGTGACGTGGAGCGAAGTTTCTGGCGTGGTCATGGACGTGGACGTCTATGGTTCGACCTTCTACGCGCTGGACCACAACAATGACGGTACTGCCGACTACGTGGTGGACTTTGGCGACAACGTTGATATGGACGATCCGATTCTGCCGACGATCGGCCGCACGATAACGGTTGTGGGTGGCATGCTGTCCTGCACGCCGCAGGGCATGGATGCCGAGTGGGTGATTGTGTACGAAGTGGACGGCGCGTATTATCGCATGCCGGGCGATACCGACGGCCTCGATCCGTTGCTGTCCGTTGAGCGCGAGCCGAACGCCCTGCCGGTTTCCCACCTCGTCGCGATGAACTACCCGAACCCGTTCAACCCGACGACGACGATTCAGTTCTCCACGCCGGGAACCGGCATGGTGACCTTGACGGTGTTTGATGTTCTGGGCCGCAACGTGGCCACGTTGATCAACGAGAGCCTCTCGGCAGGCACCTATTCGGCGAATTTTGACGCCGCCGCCCTGCCGTCCGGTATGTACATGTACCGCTTGACGATGAACAACGAGCAGATCGTCAATAAGATGCTGCTTCTGAAGTAAGTTCCGAGTCTCCTCAGGCCAAGTCCCCGTTCGGCATACGTGCCGGGCGGGGGCTTGTGTTTTTTGGGGGGGGAGGCAACAAGGTCGGCCACGCCCGTGCAAGACGATGGAAGTTTTTGTATACTACTTGCTTCTGGCTGGCACGCCCAGTTCATCTGATTCATGTGCATATTTTACAGTAGGATAAATTTCGCAAAAATGACACCCTGGACTCGCACGACCCGCATTGATGCTTTGCATCGCCTCATTCAGCAGCGTATTCTGGTGCTGGACGGTGCGATGGGCACGCTCATTCAACAGCAACGGCTCACTGAGGCCGACTATCGAGGCGCGCGCTTCAGCGATTGGTCGTGCGACCAGAAGGGCAACAATGATCTGTTGGTCCTCACGCAGCCGGAGCTGATCCAACGTTTGCATGGACTGTATTTCGCGGCGGATGCGGACATAGTCTCGACCAACACTTTTACAGCCAACGCGCCCTCGCTGGCAGATTACAAGATGGAAGAGTTCGCGGAGGAGATCAACCGCGCGGCGGCGTCCATCGCGCGGGCGGCGGCCGATGAGTACGAACGGCTTGATCCCAGCCGACCGCGTTTCATCGCGGGCAGCCTCGGCCCAACGAACAAGACGCTCTCGCTGTCACCGAACGTCAACGATCCCGGCTACCGCGATCTGAGTTTTGATCAGATGGTGGCGATCTACATGGATAGCGCCCGCGGACTGTTGACCGGCGGCGCGGATTTGATCTTGATCGAGACCTCGTTCGATACTCTGAACGCCAAGGCCGCGATTTTCGCGGTGGAAAACGTGTTTGACGAATGCGGCGTCAAGCTGCCGTTGCTGATCTCAGGGACGATCACGGACGCGTCGGGCCGCACGCTTTCGGGGCAAACGACGGAAGCCTTCTACAACAGCATCGCGCACGCCAAGCCCTTCGCCGTTGGTTTGAATTGTGCGTTGGGCGCGCAGACGCTTCTGCCGTATCTGCAGGACCTGGCGCGGGTGGCCGAGTGCTACGTGAGCTTGCATCCGAATGCAGGTCTGCCCAACGAATTCGGCGAATACGATGACACGCCCGAACATATGGCGCGCGTCTTAGGCAGTTTTGCGCAGGCCGGCCTGCTGAATATCGCGGGCGGATGTTGCGGGACGCAGCCTGATCACATTCGGGCCATTGCACCGGCCGTTAAGGCGCACGCACCGCGCCGCGCCGTGCGTGTGCCGTCACGTCTGCGCGTATCCGGGCTTGAACCGTTGACCATCGGCGAGGAAAGCGGATTCGTGAACATCGGTGAGCGCACCAATGTAACCGGTTCGGCGCGCTTTGCCAAGCTGATTCTCGCGGGCGACTACGAGACGGCGATTGAAGTGGCGCGGCAGCAGGTCGAGAGTGGCGCGCAGATGATAGACATCAACATGGACGAAGGTCTGCTCGACAGCGAAGCGGCCATGACGCGCTTTCTCACGCTCATCGCCACCGAGCCTTCAATCGCCCGTGTGCCATTTGTGATTGACTCGTCGAAGTGGACCGTAATTGAAGCCGGATTGAAGTGCATACAAGGCAAGCCGGTCGTCAATTCGATCAGCATGAAAGAAGGCGAAGCCGAGTTCATCCGGCAGGCGCGACTCTGCCAGCGCTACGGCGCGGCGGTGATTGTGATGGCCTTTGACGAAGCGGGACAGGCCGACACGGTCGAGCGCCGCGTCGCCATCTGTGAACGCGCCTACAAGATTTTGACGGAGCAAGTCGGTTTCGCGCCGCAGGACATCATTTTCGATCCGAATATCTTCGCCATCGCCACGGGTATCGAAGAGCACAACAACTACGCCGTGGACTATTTTGAAGCGGCGCGCCGGATCAAAGCAAAGTTACCGGAAGTACGCATCAGCGGCGGACTAAGCAACGTGTCGTTCTCATTTCGCGGCAACAATCCCGTGCGCGAGGCGATTCACTCTGTATTCCTCTATCACGCGATTCATGCCGGGATGGACATGGCAATCGTCAACGCGGGCGCGCTGCCGATCTATGACGACATTGAGCCTGCGCTGCTCGAACGCGTGGAAGATGTTGTGCTGAATCGCCGTGCGGATGCGACGGAGCGTATGCTCGATATTGCGGCGTCCGTCAAAGGCAAGGTCAAAGACAAGACGGCGGAACTTGCATGGCGCAAGTACTCGGTGCAGGAACGTCTGACGCACGCGCTGGTTGAGGGAATT harbors:
- the metH gene encoding methionine synthase; translated protein: MTPWTRTTRIDALHRLIQQRILVLDGAMGTLIQQQRLTEADYRGARFSDWSCDQKGNNDLLVLTQPELIQRLHGLYFAADADIVSTNTFTANAPSLADYKMEEFAEEINRAAASIARAAADEYERLDPSRPRFIAGSLGPTNKTLSLSPNVNDPGYRDLSFDQMVAIYMDSARGLLTGGADLILIETSFDTLNAKAAIFAVENVFDECGVKLPLLISGTITDASGRTLSGQTTEAFYNSIAHAKPFAVGLNCALGAQTLLPYLQDLARVAECYVSLHPNAGLPNEFGEYDDTPEHMARVLGSFAQAGLLNIAGGCCGTQPDHIRAIAPAVKAHAPRRAVRVPSRLRVSGLEPLTIGEESGFVNIGERTNVTGSARFAKLILAGDYETAIEVARQQVESGAQMIDINMDEGLLDSEAAMTRFLTLIATEPSIARVPFVIDSSKWTVIEAGLKCIQGKPVVNSISMKEGEAEFIRQARLCQRYGAAVIVMAFDEAGQADTVERRVAICERAYKILTEQVGFAPQDIIFDPNIFAIATGIEEHNNYAVDYFEAARRIKAKLPEVRISGGLSNVSFSFRGNNPVREAIHSVFLYHAIHAGMDMAIVNAGALPIYDDIEPALLERVEDVVLNRRADATERMLDIAASVKGKVKDKTAELAWRKYSVQERLTHALVEGIDDFIVEDTEEARQQFPEPIEVIEGPLMAGMNRVGDLFGAGKMFLPQVVKSARVMKKAVAHLIPYIEAAKQAGESSSKGRILLATVKGDVHDIGKNIVGVVLQCNGFEVIDLGVMVPCAKILDAAEAEGVDLIGLSGLITPSLEEMCFVASEMQRRNMRTPLLIGGATTSRVHTAVKISPQYEGPTVHVLDASRAVGVATSLISKQLRAEFTRDVAADYAKVRELRAQGAGRQPLATLAEARANRARIEYTAPPRPKALGVTTLRNYPLAKLVERIDWTPFFQAWELAGRYPAILDDAVVGPSARTLFTDAQTMLNHLLSDGRLQAHAVFGLFPANAVADSVELYGDDTRTSVLKTFHMLRQQMKKDAASPNLSLADFVAPKETGIRDYLGVFAVTAGGDMDAIVREYEAQHDDYRAILVKALADRLAEAFAEHLHERVRREYWGYAPDETLSNDDLIKENYQGIRPAPGYPACPEHSEKRVLFDLLCAEENVGMTLTEHFAMLPASSVSGFYFWHPQSKYFGIGRVGDDQVEDYAVRKGITFEAAKRLLSANQD
- a CDS encoding T9SS type A sorting domain-containing protein, producing MKKILALVLLALFGISAAWAQTGSLTVTVLSGPDSAQVPVEGAWVNAIGHGQGHGRPHFDGFTDAAGQITFADIPAMEYHVDAGIPPMPPVQAEVDVVDGETATLTMVLPTFEPTPHIMVMPMGDLHFGPVGLGTTFTRVVHVRNIGTADLVVSATVAGDAFGLASEAEFTLIPDPMGSEGEVLVTFSPTVAGPYEGLLTLTSNDPEHSTIEIELDGLGAEVITGGLAVTVVVTDSLGNTTPVDSARVRVSFIRDHGGPRPHHQRGLTDVNGEVAFENLTVGTYNVNASRRGIGFASEVVEILEDQTTFVTLTLVAADSSEHGEHGGHGGGHHFEIVELAGTVSVTSPDSADPARVLYALDVDADGVVDYRLNFGPPDYQPEGLTRPVDGEEVTIVGALMSHGDIPMVHVHLLNGLVWWDPRHGRDGEHGGDGGGRADGFGCDSYVTWSEVSGVVMDVDVYGSTFYALDHNNDGTADYVVDFGDNVDMDDPILPTIGRTITVVGGMLSCTPQGMDAEWVIVYEVDGAYYRMPGDTDGLDPLLSVEREPNALPVSHLVAMNYPNPFNPTTTIQFSTPGTGMVTLTVFDVLGRNVATLINESLSAGTYSANFDAAALPSGMYMYRLTMNNEQIVNKMLLLK
- a CDS encoding protein kinase, producing MKPLAQRLTHRTLISHGDMSAAYRARDTALDRDVFLKLLHPHMAAEPDLRARFEREARAAARLDHPQLVRIYEVGEDPDEGPFMLLEWVEGMTLRAAIAREGTLGVAEVRRLGESMLSALAELHDAGILHRDVKPDNILRRNDGAFKLTDFSLALLADAPKLTHHQAVVGTPAYLAPELARGKAPSQQTDLFALGVALFEAATGSNPFSADSLLESLRRVREVEPDWAALNAVGDANLTMLVRVCLEKEPNDRPASARAALEAFSGQAPMRTLSRRSRRPLALSIAVLVAIVSVAILFWPHSGRQLNTSSLVPAMPQDSNPVSASMDSAGLRPQQDTTAIVEQPVEPVKPRPQVADTVVRKVVAAVDTVEWMLDTTPWAHVSLGGVEIGTTPLSNPLRISAGLHTIVLRNPAYPPIQVALDARANGRQTIKLPEYVEHVALEVEPWGEVYLDNELLGTTPLPTLLRVLPGEHRLRVTHPNFPPVSKQWRATAGDTLRYAVNMSNSEFVVAREVP